CGCGCTGGCCACGCCGTCCTCCGGCCGCATCGCACCGAACGGATAGTAGTTGTATGAACGGGCTACGCCGGCGAAATCAGGATAGTGATAGTCCCCGTGTCGCGCCCCGACGACGGGCTGCAGAATGACCGCCATCTTCTCTTCGTCGATCCGATGTGGCGTGGCCTCGAGATAGCGCCGCGTGGCGCTGAAGTACGTCGAGGCGTACACCAGCCGGATGGCGTCGCAGAGCTGCGCGAGCCGTATCTGCTCGTCCGGGTCGTTGTTCGGGAGCATGTGCGTTTGGTAGACGCCCGCGAAGGGATGATACTGCGCGTTCTCCAGTAAGCTCGACGAGCGCACCGCCAGCGGCGTGCGCACCGTCTCCAGAAACGCCCGCAGGTTGCGGAGCACGTCGGCCGGCAGATCCGCGTCCAAGAACGTCCGGGTGATCAGCTCGTCATCGCTCGTCCGCACGGCGCTGCGGCGGATGCGGTTCGCGTCGAGAAATTCGTCGAAGATGTCCGTACCCAGCACCACCGAGCGCGGTACGTGCACGTGCACATTGTCGAACTCCGCGTCCAGGTTGGCCCCGGCCAGCAGCGCATCCACAAACGCCAGGCCGCGGGCCTTGCCGCCCAGCGACCCGCCGCCGATGCGGGCAAAAGCGCAGCCCGCATCGAAGCGCTCGCGCGAGAAATCCTCGACGACGCCGCGGCGATCCTGGCGCAGCGTTTCGCTCAGGCCGCGCAGCAGGTAGAGGCGGATGGCTTCGAGGTCGCTGAACTCGGTTACGCGCCGCGGACGCATGCGGCGGGCGAGCGCGAATTCCGTCCGCGCCCGGAACCAGTTCGAAAAGTGGTTGTGCCGGGCATGGAACTCGATGGACTCGGCCGGTACGTCGCGCAACACGCGGGCCATGGCACGCAGATCACCCGCCCGGGCGACTTCCTGCCCGTCGGGCGTGCGAAACACGAAGTCGCCGAAGCCGAAATTGCCGAGCATGAAGGCGCGTACGTCTTCCAGCAGCGTGGGCGAGTTCTTGTGCAGAAAGCTCACGCCGAGCTGCTCGGCCAACTGCCAGTTGCTCGCGTCCGACGACTGCAGCAGGGCGGGCACGTCGGGCAGATCCGCGCGTACCTGGCCGATGAAAGCGATGCCGGCCTGCGGGTCCTGGCGTCCGCCGCGCGGATACGAAATGTCGGAAATGATCCCGAAGATGTGCTTGTGGTAGCGCTGAAAGAGCTCGATGCCCTGCTCGAACGTCTCAGCCACGAGCACCTTGGGGCGCGCCGCCATCCGCAACAGCTTGTCCATGTGATTCAGCCCGTCGGCCATCACGGCCCGCGTCTGCCGGACAAGCTGGCTGTAGATGATGGGCAGCAGCGACGAACGGAAACGGATCGAGTCCTCGACCAGGATGATGACCCCCACGTCGCCAACGCGCGTGTCGTGGTCGGCATTGAAGCGGTCTTCCAGCCCCTTGATGATGGCCAGGAAGATCTTCGCGTCGCCATGCCAGACATACGCTCCGTCCACGTTGAACAGCTTTTGCTGCTGGCTCACGCGGGCCAGCTCCCAGTCGTTCGCGATCAGCAGGACGATCGGCAGGTCGGGCTGCTGCGCGCGCACCGTGCCGCAGAACTTTGGCACGTCCATGTCGCCCAGCCGCAGCAGCGTGATGACCAGGTCGAACTTGCGCCCGCGCAGCGCCGCCAGCGCCTCTTCGCCGGTGGACACGCGCGTGATGCTCGGTACGTGTGTCAGCCCGAGGTCGATGTACTCGCTCGCAATCATCTCCGTGGACAGTCCGTCCTCTTCGAGGATGAACGAGTCGAAGGCACTCGACACCAGGAGGATCTCCTGGATGCGCCGCGGCATCAGGTGCGGAAACCGCCCGCGCCGCCAGTCATGTCCCCCCGTCGCCTCCTGGGGCGCCAGGCGTAATGGACAGCCGCTTCCCGGGCTACGCAACATGCTGCTCGTCCTCGCCGTCTG
The sequence above is drawn from the Phycisphaerae bacterium genome and encodes:
- a CDS encoding histidine kinase, with product MLRSPGSGCPLRLAPQEATGGHDWRRGRFPHLMPRRIQEILLVSSAFDSFILEEDGLSTEMIASEYIDLGLTHVPSITRVSTGEEALAALRGRKFDLVITLLRLGDMDVPKFCGTVRAQQPDLPIVLLIANDWELARVSQQQKLFNVDGAYVWHGDAKIFLAIIKGLEDRFNADHDTRVGDVGVIILVEDSIRFRSSLLPIIYSQLVRQTRAVMADGLNHMDKLLRMAARPKVLVAETFEQGIELFQRYHKHIFGIISDISYPRGGRQDPQAGIAFIGQVRADLPDVPALLQSSDASNWQLAEQLGVSFLHKNSPTLLEDVRAFMLGNFGFGDFVFRTPDGQEVARAGDLRAMARVLRDVPAESIEFHARHNHFSNWFRARTEFALARRMRPRRVTEFSDLEAIRLYLLRGLSETLRQDRRGVVEDFSRERFDAGCAFARIGGGSLGGKARGLAFVDALLAGANLDAEFDNVHVHVPRSVVLGTDIFDEFLDANRIRRSAVRTSDDELITRTFLDADLPADVLRNLRAFLETVRTPLAVRSSSLLENAQYHPFAGVYQTHMLPNNDPDEQIRLAQLCDAIRLVYASTYFSATRRYLEATPHRIDEEKMAVILQPVVGARHGDYHYPDFAGVARSYNYYPFGAMRPEDGVASAALGLGRTVVEGGQALRFCPAHPQVLPQLADSEDFINQSQRGFYAIDLHARPDARGIAQDACVVRLELDQAEQHGTLQPVGSVWSADNQAFYDGIQHPGVRVVTFAHVLKSDAFPLAGLLRRLLALGRAGMNSPVEIEFAVNLAAQPREFAVLQIRPCGENACSEEIELGDDARDGCLCFSRHALGHGRIPGLSDVVYVKPEQFDPSHTPAMADEIGRLNEELMADNRPYILIGPGRWGSSHSWLGIPVRWEQICAARVIVETTLKDFIVEPSQGSHFFQNLTAFGVAYLTVNAFADNGFVDWRWLDAHPAFREGRFVRHVRLEHPLEARIDGRSSRAAVLKHPRATEED